In Apus apus isolate bApuApu2 chromosome W, bApuApu2.pri.cur, whole genome shotgun sequence, the sequence TCCGTCAAACTTACAAAAGAGTCACTAATCCTAGTAGCAGATTGCCCTCCAATTCCAGATACAGAGATATGTAAGTCCTGCAACTTCCAGGCTTTAGGCCAAGCATGATCAGGTATGATAGTAACATCAGATCCTGTGTCCAGCATCATTTCCACCCCCTTCTGGGCCCACGATATTCACTGTCCGTTTTGGGCGGTCTGTGGTTATGCGCTCACAAAAGGCCACTTGGGGCACTCCCGTGGAACCAAAACCACCTGTTCCCCGCTTCATGGTCTCGGTTCTGGGGACAGCTCCTCTAAAAGGAATAAGCTGGGCTATTTTACTCAAAGCTGGAATAGTAACTGGGGGCGAAAAAATTTTTACCATAATTCCAATGTTCCCAGTATAATCCGCATCAACACAACCGGGCAAAACAAATATACCCATTCGTGAAGCTGAAGAACGACCAATCAATAGTGCTGATAGGCCATTTCCCAGTGGACCCGTGCAAGTAGATTTAAGCACATGCACCTTGTCATCTGTAATTATTGTAGATTCTGCCACGGCCAGATCGACTCCTGCGCTTCCGGCTGTGGCGGCAGTGAGCTCGTGGAGGCAGCCGCTACCAAAAGATATTTGTTCTCCTGAGGAACAGTTGGGGCTGCATCCAATCCCTCTTTAAGTCGGTCCACAAAACTCAAAAAGGATTCCTCTGGCTTCTGCATGATCTTGGTATATGGCAGCTGGGGGCGCCCACTTGTGGCAGGGCCAAAAATATGgccagagcagcattttttgaTTGCGTCAGGATTCGAGGGTGTAGCGCTGCCTGTGGGATGGATCCCGAAATTGCCCCGTACCCATCAGCTGGTCTAAGCTGACGATGCGCAGGTGATCACCTGGTGCCAAATTAAGATTCTCTAACATTTTGGCCTCTAGTCGTTCCTGCCATTTGGCCATCCAGAGCATATAAGTGGTAGGTGTCAGGATCAATTCCATCAGGGATTTAGATTCAGATGGAATCAGCTCAGTGTATTTAAAGAGGGCACAAACTTGATTGCGTACAAGTTTGTTATCATGGCCGTATGCCATCACtgtcttttgtatgttaataaCCATTTTCCAATCTAAGGGATCCCAACGTGGGCCATGCTCTGTCCGGGCGACTGGCAGGGATAAAGGGGAAAGCGCAAAGTCCCCTTCTAGCCGCGCGTTTTCAATGATGCCTTTCCACCGGGTGGTGTGATTATAACTTGGGTCACTAGGTGGCGCTCTCGTCCCGCCTGTCTCCCGAGCTGCCGGGGAAGAAGGCACTGCTGTTTTTTACCCGATGACGTGGGCGGGCTGGGCGGGATTCGAGATAATGGCTGCCCTCCCCCCGAGGCGGAAGAATCGGCGCTGCACCGCATTAGTTCCTGAAACTCCTGTATCCACTCCTTCTCTGCATCAGAGATTCGAGCAGAGGGTCCATACTTAAGTTGTAAATAATTATCAGCTTCTGATACACTCCATTCCCCGTCTGCTACCATGTTAAGAATCCATTTGCGCAGAGAGGGGGGCAGGCTTGTTAGTTCCCTGTCTGGCGGGCGGCAGCCTGGTGAGTTGCCGGAGTAGTTCCCGAGCCAGACTCAATAGCCTGTAGCTGCTGCTCGATATTCTTTAGCCCACCAACAATCGCCTCATGGGCGCTCTTATACGCCTCCTGTATTGTTTTAGCCTTAGACCCCCGATCTAGGCGCTGCATCTGCGCAAGcagctctgacattttttctgcctgttcctgaAGCGCCGCTTGCATACCCGCCGTTGCTGTGGGCGGCGCCGCCTCATCGTCTGGGAGGGGAACCTTGGCAGGGTCGATTTCCATCGGCAGCGGGGGTGCCGAGGGTTGTATTTCAACTTTTAGCCCCTCATCCGCTcgcttttcccccttctcctcacCATTCCAGGGGGGCAAGTCATCATCCACACCTCGCCACGCCTCCTTCTCTGCTAACGAGATCGGGAAGGCATTGTAACCGCCCTCCGGTCCCCCATCCTGAGGCGCAAGATCCTTTAACAGCGTCCGTTCCGAGGCGCCCGATTGTCGGCGCTCCTCCCCACTATTCTGCACCGCTCGCCGAAGAGCTGCGGCAACTTGAGCTTCCCCGTGCAACTGCTCAATCATGGAGCGGACTGCGCGATAGACCGGCGCGAAACGTTTCGCCTCCTTGGAGCCGATCTGCACGGACTCCCACAGTTCTCCCCCCACCTTGTTCCAGGCGGCCGGACTGTACACCTGCGAGGGCTCCTCCAAGAGTCCCTTCCGCCTGCACCATACCAACAGGTCGACCAGCGACTGTCGGTCTaactttgtttcagtcttttgcGCCAACTTCATTACACTGTCTACCATGGCGCGCTCCGTTGCCGATGCGGCAATACCCATCCTGCGTTCCCGATTCACTGATCGGCGTGGCCACAACCCGTCTCTCTCGAACGGCCCAGCTTACCCGCTGGCAGCAGGATCCTTGCCCTTCTTCGGCTCCGCTCCTCTAACCCGTTTATCACGTCGAGGTCACCAGATGCCGAGGTCCAGTTTCCGTGGCAAGCCGGGAAATAACACGACACACCAGTATGATGTagattcagtccatgtttattaggctgcgtGCAGATTATATAGTCTTAGGACAGCgtggcagagcaaggttttTGAGTGGTTGGTGCACACTGTTTAcatgtccccattccccttttaaTTGGTCCCAACTCCAGACCCTTTGTCCAGTCCCCCATCCTGTTTACCACACTACCTGACTGCTGTACGTCATCTTCACTATctagttcccacagaatggccttcactgtttctcttgttatctaaagtttctcataaccattcagcacagctagggccCCCACAACCACCCACAAAAAAGTCTGTACAACACCCAACTATTCACTCTCGTCTGGCGTCCAACTCAAGCATCCACCGGGTGCTTTATCCAGACTTTTCCCTCGTGAACTAAATCCATAATTAATCTTACTCTGTAAATTCCCAACTCATCCTCCTGATCTCTTTTGGTGCCTGAAGGTGCCTGTGGATTTGCAGTGGTGGCTCCTTGGCCTCCTCCTGTGGTTGTGCTTTCTTCCACAGCTTTCTTGGGCCAAACCCGCTTGATGAAGGGCTTGATGATGGGGTAGATGTAAGGCTCCAGGAACTTCTTGTAGACCCAGAGGAGAACAGGAATGACAATACAGGGAATGCACACCAtggcttcctcttcctctgtggAGGCTGGAGAGGATGGGGGGGAAAGCCCACAATTCAGGATGACATTGTTTGGAGGCCATGAGGTAAGAAAAGAGTCTGCAACAATCAATAAGGATTGTAGTTGATGTGCAAATAAAGggggatggttttaaactggaagaggggaggtttgggttggacATGAGGAATAAATTCcttgctgtgagggtggcgagacacaggttgcccagggaagctgtgggagccccatccctggaagtgctcaaggccaggttggccttctccaggctgaacaccccaactctcccagcctggctccagagcagagctgctccagccctcccagcatctccggggcctcctctggactctctccagcagctccatgtccttcctgtgctggggaccccagccctggccccagccctgcaggggggtctcagcagagcagagcagaggggacaatcccctccctggccctgctggccacactgctggggatgcagcccaggacacggggggtttctgggctccagcgcacggtgccggctcatggggagcttctcatcacccagcacccccaaggcctgctcctcagggctgctcccagcccattCCCCACCCAGCCCATACCTGTGCCCGGGATGCAGCCACTGGAAtcccaccccccgccccgcccgctcCCGGTTAACAGAGCCGCGAAGGGAACGGCAGCGAGGCCAGGCTGGCCCGGCTCCCGGGGAACCCCAGGCGAGGGCTCCGGGAAAGGATCCCGGGGGAACCGTCCGTTCCGCCGCGCTCTCACCTCAGCGAACCGCCGCCGCTACCGGCCGCCGCTGCCTCCTCCGCCGCACCGGAACCGACCCCACGCTTCCGGTGGGTCACGTGGCAGAACAAGAAATGCGTCATCATctggaacaggcacctcccGCCACTGCCTCCCAGGACCCCATGGCACCTCCTCCTTCACCTGAAAACACCCCTGGGGCTGCTTCccagcctcttcttcctcccacaTCTCTAAAatcgccccccccccccccccccccccgccggaATCCTTCCCGCTGAGGGGCCGGGCTCTGACCGCGGCACCTCCTTCCCATGGAGCCCCGGGACAGCCCAGAGAGCCCGGTAGCCCCCCCAGGGAGCCCAGGAGCATCCCCATGGCAGGTGGTAGAACAGAGACCTCCCCCAAGAAGCAGACACAGCAACTCTTAACTTTTACTTTTATTCCTGTACAGATCTACAGATCTACTCCCGAGCCATGAgcttctgcttcttcagcttcttctggGATATCTGAAACACGAAAGAGAAGGGAGATGAGAGCAGGGCCCTCCAGCTTCCCGCCCAACAGCTGGGAAAGAAGCTGAACACACCTGAATCCTGTGGGAGAAATGCTGAGGAGTTACTTGACTAAACCTCCCCCAAAGTTGTGTTTACAGGAAGGTTGCTCAGAAGAACTGTCGAAATGTTTGTCACGGGTGTTCCAAAGGTGTCCCAAGATGGTGATCACAGCAACCCTTCCCATCTCCGGCCAGGGCCACTGGGGGGAGCTGGGCTAACAACACATGGtacctttttcttctgagcaaCCTCCTCCTCGGGCTTGGGGACGATCTGCTCCTTCTCGGTGAGGATCATCTCGATGTGGCAGGGGGAGCTCATGTAGGGGTTGATCCTGCCGTGCGCCCGGTAGGTGCGTCGGCGCATCTTGGGGGCCTTGTTCACCTGGATGTGCTCGATCACCAGGGAGTCCACATCCAGACcctggggagggatggaaacACAAACTTGGGACTTCTCTCCCATCAACTCACCATCCATATCTTAAAAGCCCCACCTATGGCTCAGAGAGAAACATCTTTTTCATGGTTACTCCAAAGGTGTCCTAAGATTGTCATCACTGCCATCAGCTGCCAAaccaggagcacagcacagagacacaaagtGGCCAAGAGACCACAGgttctgctgtgctttgtgtcTGGAAGCCTCCACACAACTGTTCCACCCACAAGAGAGGCCTGGCCCTGCCCCCTTGCCCACCTTGAGCTCAGCGTTGCTCTCCGCGTTCTTCAGCATGTGCAGCAGGAACTCAGCACTTTTCTTGGGCCACCGGCCCTGGGTCCAGCCCCACTGCTTGGCCTGCAGGGAAATACAGGATGCtttgggaagggacctgaaagatgatctagttctaaccccctgcatgggcagggacacctcccaccagcccaggttgctccaagccccatccaacctgcccttcaacactgccagggatggggcagccacagcttctctgggcaacctgggccagggtctcaccaccctcacagcaaagaatttcctcctcacgtccaacctaaatctcccctctgccagtttaaaaacatttcctcttgtcccatcactccatgctccttccttcccctgcccaagcctgggcagcctgtggccagccaccccaccccacccagCAGGGGCATCATCAGCTGAGAGGCTGAACCAGCAGGAGCACCTACCAGAGCAGCaagttctctttttctcctgccACAACCCAACTTCCCCTTTACACACCATCAACCATTACTTTTTGAGGAGACCACAACAACTAAAATCTGATCAAGGACTCAACGCTGCCAACCCCTGCTACACTTGCTGGGCTGGTTTCAATAAAcacccctttcctccctctcttcatTTCACAGATGGAATGACCACCAGTCCCAGCACCCCCACCCgccccacccccagcagggGGCTCCCACCCAAGCGCCAGCTCCAGCGGGCTCACCTGCGCGCACCGCCCCACCCCCCCGTTGTAGCGCCGGAAGGGGACACACTGCTTCTTCAGGGTGACATCCTTCAGGTACTTGGTGGCCTTGCGGATGTGCATGCCCTTGATGGCCTGGGCGGTCTCACGGGTGTTCTACCAACACAAGGAGCACAGCAcctcctgctcagcacagctctccaggcCACCGGGGAACAAAGAAACCCCCCTTCTCTGTCCTCCAGCCTCTTCTTTCTGACACAAACTCAGTTTAAAACAAGCCCTCCCAccccaaaaataaaattaaaggatATTAGcatggcttttatttttgttaaccTCCTTTTCCAACCCTTGGGACAACTCCTGCTACtccacctgcagctctggcacATCTTTATTAGTTCCTACCTAATCGCTAGATCTTTCCAACCCAGCAAAATTCCAATTTTGAGGGTTCATGCTTTTCATATCTCCTCTTTGGCCACTCATCCAAGAAAAGCAGGAGTGTGAAGAGTAAATTCctactgaaatattaaatgtgGCACCTCGGAGATGAGAAAACAAGCTACAAAAAACCCTACTCGTCCCtgtaaggagaaagaaaaaccaagGATAAAGTAGAATCGGGAGTGTAACTTTCATTCTCCCTGATCACAATAAAGGAGCAAACCAGAACAACTGAAACCTCCTCCCAGTAGCACCGAGCAGGAAAAGCACCTCCCCGGCTTTGCTGTCAACTCATCCCAGTCCTGAATTCCTAAACCTTTCCCAAATCCACGTCCCCACACCACACACCCCCCCTCCACACTTCCTGACCAGCAGCGGGATCGTACGAATCCGATTTTCCTTCCAACCAACCAAAAGGCGAAAAGAAGCAGAACTATTATCAAACAATCGTTTAATTCTTCCTCCTAAATTCACTGCAACTCTTTTATCTAAGAGTATTTTATCATCTAAGCCAGACGTGAAGCTTTTTAGGACCCACCATCTTAATTTTGACTCTATGGATGCAGGACAAAACAAGCACAGGCCATAAACTACCACCTTTAAGGACccacataaattaaaaaagcttctttaaaaaagaaaaccagcaaaatcAACCCAGATAAAATCCTCCTAAAACCACATGAATTTGCAATTCCCACTGCCTACCTTGAAGTGCACCCGCAGGTTGGACCCTCGGGACTTGCAGGCTGAGGAGACAAAAACAGACCAACAACTCTCGGCATAAAAACCTCAAGGGCTTGGGAGAAGTTTTCCCTGGCGAAgctcacaaggaaaaaaactcaCATTTCGGGGGTTCTCGGATCCAGGGAGTAACGCACCATTTTGGAAGCTCAgctgcaaaaaacccaaccaaaccagcCATTAAAACAACCCCATCTTAAGCTTCTGCCACAGACACGCAGAACCCAGATTCTTCCCCTTCCTGGTGACTGGGAACTGAGGGAGCTGCTCAGAAATTACAATTTCTTTTCACGCTTAAATCCAAAGTTTTCCTAAGAAAGTCGTCCCGCAGCCACGGCCTCTCCCGCCACCCCAGCTCCGCCATCTCCGGCCCGTCCTCCGCCGTGCCAGCCCCGCCAATACCGAGGCGTCCGGTGAGGTGAAGCGAGGGGGACTGAGCCCGCGCCCCCTCATCCCCTCCCGGGGCGCCCTGGCCGGGATGGGCGGGATTGGGAAGGAATGGGAGCGCTCCCAGCCCGCCATGGCTCCCTCACCTCAGGTCGGCcgaggggaagaggaggagcgGGGCATGCCGGAAGCGCGAAAGTCGCAGATCCCGCGAGAGCGCGGCAGGGAGCAGCGTGGAGGTGCTGCCCTGAGAGCGGGGCGGGAAGCGCGGCAGGACCGTCAGCAAAGAGCCCGTCGGTTTGAGGGAGAaaacctttcagatcatcagtTCAAACtattaacccagccctgccaaggccaccacgccccatgtccctcagcaccacatctccagggctttgaaacccctccagggactCCCCCACTGCTCTGGGtggcctgggccagggcctgacaacccttgccagcaagaaatgctgcccaagatcccatctcagcctcccctggcaccactggagcccatctcctcttgtcccatcccttgttcctggggagcagagccgacccccctggctccaacctcctctcaggcagctgcagagccagcaggtctccctcagcctcctttgctccaggctgacCATGggtggaaaaggcaaaaaacaggAGCCAGTTGGCCTCTGGAGGAGTCACACATTTGGGAGAAGTGTTAGGAGTCTGTGGGCTGGTTAGGAGAGGGGAATTCAGGGAAGGAAGGTGCAGCAGACACAGACCATAACCCAGGTCTGAGATGTTCTGCTCAAGTGGAATAGCATGGAAAGGGTCTCATTGCTGGATGCACAGACATGGAACCCTCTCAGATTCAATGCTGCTAATGAAGAACCTGTTTAGTCCTTCCCTGAGACTACCAGCAGACTCCAGACCTTTAAATATTGTTGACCTATTCATTTACACATCAAACTGACTTCTTTTGGCTATCAAGACTGAACTCCTCTCACATCCTTCGTTCCTCcacatcccacagctctgccctgacCCACCACATCTGGTCCTGAAGAAGAAACCAGCCTTGGTCTAAGCACCCacctgcagagagctggtgaCTACAGCTGAGTGGGACATTTCTTCTAtatcctattaaaaaaatatcattatttcGAAACATTCCTGTTCTGCTTTGGGCTGAACTGATATCTTAAGGAAATCACAgtggggatggagaggagagaaagacaCAACCAAGATCAGCCACTATCTCCCCAGGCATTGTCCCTCTCACCTCAGCTGCTGGGATAAGCCTCCAACATCCCTCAAATGCTGGAAATATTGAGCTTCCAGCTCTTTTCAGGTGGAATATTCCCCATTTTACTCCggtttattatttattccttATGACAATATCCAGAAATTCCATCAGGGAGCCACGAAAtctttccagtgaaaaaaaaactaatCCAAAGTAGGAATTTCTCCTCAAATTATTCAACTTCATGAACTGTTCTTTTCCAAGCAGCTCCAGGTGGAAGCCTTGTCCCTTCCCAGGTCACTGGGCTTATGGAGAGGTCACTGAAGAGCTGTGCTCCTTGCCTTGACATGATGACCATCATAGCAGCTCCTGATCCAAGGATCATCATCACCTTTGGCAGAAGCAACCTGGAATGATTTGGTCAGTGCACTTCTCCCTTGTTGCTAAGCTCTCCTGGCTGCTACTGCCATCCTTGGAAGCAGAGGTAAAGAGCAGGATCCCATCTCCCAGAGAAAAGGAAGCCACATCCCAACCTGGAGCAGCTTTCAAtggtgagaagcagcagctgaaggcaaAGGCACAGAAGGAAGAATGGGAAGATGTTGAGGTGGCCGAGGGtccagtggggttttttgttggcaCCAGGAATTTTTGGAAACGATGAAGCAGTTTGGTGATGAAGCTGAGCTGATTCATTTCCTGCAGGAGCAAGTCCAGTCGTGGGCCAGCAGCTGAGAAACCTCCATCCTTGCTCTTTTCCAGGCCACTGCTGTTGGGATGTTGCTCCTCAAGAGGGATCACTCGTCCCCAGGACACTCTGCTCCAACCCCACACTCCCTGGGGAGAAGCAGTTGGGGTCATCTCCATCCTCCTGGAACAGGGGGTGCTCAGACAGCTCCCAGAGCAGGGATTTTGTTCTGCAGAGTCAGCAAGGAAGATGTTCTGGGAGTGATCCTCATGAGAAGCACAGCAATCCCTGGCCACCACCTGCTGTGTGTGGGAGAGAGAacctgggaggggagagaggaaaaaagaagagaggagagatttcGTTGGAAGGGCTCTTCAGTCATCAATCTCATCCAAGTGCCAACCCACGTGGAGTCAGGAGTGGCTGGGTTGAACAGGAGAAGGGGGTGTGGACCCTCCAGTCTGGGAAGGTGTTGCTGGAAAGGCAGATCAATTATCTCCACCAGCATCTCCCGGTGAGGGCTAAAGAAATGTCCATCCCTGACTTCCCAAGTTTTAACTTGCTGTTGACTGGTTTTAGACCTTGatcttttcctcctcagctctgcccaTTATTCACCTGcccctttctcctgcctctcccctgaTACTTTTCTAgaccacagctcctgctgctcccctcattttctgctctgagtttgaagggaaaggaaaggagcaacagaaggggagaaaaaaagagaccagGAAAGCCACGTGTCCTGGGGAATACCTCTTCTCCTTACACCAtgtgcctcatccctggaaacatcccaggtcaggttggacgaggctctgagcaacctggtcaagttgctgatgtccctgctcactgcagggggttggactagatggccgtgaaaggtcccttcccacccaaaccgttctgtgattcgatgtgacaagaaagaaaataaaatattattaaggTTCAgcaactattaaaaaaactaaGCAACAAAAAGTAGGAATaaacagtaatattttataATCAGAGGGTCCAAAACTTTTGCCAAGGTGATGCCCCCTCGggaagcagctcctgcccagtgGGCCTGGAGCATCCCGAGTGACAGAGACTGGGggtccccagccctcctggcacctGGGGGGCGGTGGGCACAGGGGGGACCGCCGGGATGACAGCGTGGGGACTCCTCAGGGCTACCCCCCCTTCCCCATcgccctgctgctcctggggtgcCGAGGCTGGGGACCCCCGgggctcccccctccccattgCTCCCGGGTCACACCGTGGGGACCCCGGGCTCACCCCCCGCCCCGTGGGGCTCGCGCGCGGAGccgccacccccccccccgcgtgACAAGTCCCGCCCCCCTCCCATTCATTTCTTCTTGACGTCACGGAGCGCGTGACCAATAGCAGCGGCGCTcccgccaggccccgccccATCGGGCCATTGGCCCGCCCCCCCGCGGCCCCCTTAAAGGGGCCCCGAGCCGGCCGCCCTGCGCGTGTATGTTCCTCTGTCCGTCCCGCCGAGCCATGAggagctcctcctcctcctgctctgcaccgGCCTGAGCTGCTGCGCCGCGGCGGGGGACCGCGCTGCCGGAGGGAGGTGGGTGAGCGCGGTGGgacgggagggagggagcggggcAGCCGGGTGCCCGGCGCTCGGCTCCCGGAGGCTTTGCTgacccttcctcctcctccgctGGGTGTTGCAGAGGCCACCGCCGCCGAGCTGCTGGAGGCCGGGCAGGAGGAGCGGGCGCCAGCCCCGCAGGCGCAGGTGAAGTTCAGCGTCCGCTCTGGGCCCCGCGGCGCGGAGCTGGGCTGTCCCCTCGCCCTCGGGCACCGGCAGGGGCTGCGCGACTGCGGCTTCAACCTGACAGCCAAGACCTTCTTCATCATCCACGGCTGGACAGTGAGTATGGAGGGTCCTGCGCGGGCTCCAGGGGATGCTGTGAGTTCAGGCTGTCCAGGCAGAGAGCAAACTGCCCTGACATCAGGggatgggttggaagggaccttaaagatgactagttccaaccccctgcttgggcagggacacctcccaccagcccaggttgctccaagccccatccaacctgcccttcaacactgccagggatggggcagccacagtttccctgggcaacctgggccagggtctcaccaccctcacagcaaagaatttcctcctcatgtctcacctcaatctcccctctgccagttttaatccatccccctcatcccatccctccctgcccttgtcccaagtccctccccagctttcctggagccccttcaggcactggaaggtgctctaaggtctccctggagccttctcttctccaggctgaacaccccaatcTCTAGGATGTGGGATTCGGGACAGCTTTGCATGTTTGGAGCACTATGGCCTTTCAGGAGCTGCCCCTGAGGTCTCTGGGGCAAAGTGAGTTGTACTGAACTCTGTGAAGCCCCCAACTCATGCCCAGCTGCTCAAGATGACTTTAGAGCTGGATAATGGGACCCTGGTAAACGGGACTTGAGATttgggcttggagcaacctcctctagtgggagttgtcccttCCCATgaagggggctggagctggatgatctttaaggtcccttcaaaccatcccatgatccTGTAACTGACCCCTACAAAGGTGGCACTTGGGTGACATGCACACGGCTTCCTGTCACTTCATCTTTGTGCCACAGAGGGCAGGCAGACTCTAtcactttcttcttctgcacTTCATGTGGCCAAGCAGGTGACTTAGCAGCTCTCCCAGGGCTTCTGCAAGTGGTGGTGGAAGGACTGGGAAATACTTTGCCATCCCCTCAGAACTTCTGAAGCCCTTGAGCACAAGCGATAAGGTGACATGGAGAGAAGATGCCTCTCCCTCCTGTCTTAAAAGGCAAGGTGGCTCATTACTCCCGGGCCTCCCAAAACCTGTTCTTCTGACACCATTAGTGCAGTGCTGAGaaccagaggagctggggagggatatGCAACACTATATGCAAATAGCCCAAGCGGGAACAGTGTCACTGCTGTCCTGGAAACTACCACCTGCACCTCCTCCCCAGATGAGCGGCATGTTCGACCTGGCTGGGCAGCCTGGTGTCTGCTCttcaggagagggagaaggatgCCAACGTGGTGGTGGTGGACTGGCTCCCCCTTGCCCACCAGCTCTACAAAGACGCTGTGAAACACGCGGATGGTTGGGAAGAGCATCGGGAGGCTGCTGGACTGGTTGCAGGTGAGGCAGGGGGGTGGGTGGTGCTGTGGTAAACTCTCTCTCCACCAGGGAGGGTTGCACAAGAAGCAGGAGCAACACTGCCCCAACACCCTGGTGTGATCCCAGCCTGAGGCTGTGGGGTGGTGGATCCCAGGGAaggtgctgctccccaggcctCATGTGGAGCAGTTCCTGCGGCTTTCCTGGGAGATGTCAGGTTGGAGAGGGCTTGCAAGTTGAGGAGTCCTTCCTCCTGTCCCAGTGACTCAGGAGTTGGGCATTCCCAGTCAGAGTTGGCTTGGCAAGAGCATGGAACAGGAGAAGCGGCCCACAGTGCCACACCTGGCAATGGAGGCcatgggcaggagggcagctccctggggaaaaggctgctccagtgctgctcagaTGAGGAACATCCTCACTGGGGTTGGGAGCTGAGTACTGTGGGTGGGGGCAAACCACAAGtgccacccaaaccattccactTGGAATCCACTTGTCTGgatgaaataaagaacaaaacatgcTTGTCTGTCCCATCCCTCCAATCTCTTCTTAGGATTGatacttcaggacatgctcagtggccaaggttgtggttgggttttttttgtgtgatggttggacttggtcatcttagaggtcctttccaaccacgatgattctgtgactgtccTGGATAGGAGCAGTGCCAGATGCTCTGAAAGACAGGGGGACAAATGGTCCTCTTTTCTTTCATCCTTGCAGGAGAACCCAAACTTCAAGCTTGGAATGTCCACCTGATTGGGTACAGCCTTGGTGCCCATGTCGCTGGCTTTGCTGGTAACCATGTCCGTGGGACAATAGGCAGAATTACAGGCAAGTGGCTTTTCAAGCCATCTCTTACCTTTCCTTAGCAGCAGAGTTTACCTGAAGAGGCTCCT encodes:
- the LOC127395214 gene encoding UPF0729 protein C18orf32 homolog, translated to MVCIPCIVIPVLLWVYKKFLEPYIYPIIKPFIKRVWPKKAVEESTTTGGGQGATTANPQAPSGTKRDQEDELGIYRVRLIMDLVHEGKVWIKHPVDA
- the LOC127395209 gene encoding 60S ribosomal protein L17-like, yielding MHIRKATKYLKDVTLKKQCVPFRRYNGGVGRCAQAKQWGWTQGRWPKKSAEFLLHMLKNAESNAELKGLDVDSLVIEHIQVNKAPKMRRRTYRAHGRINPYMSSPCHIEMILTEKEQIVPKPEEEVAQKKKISQKKLKKQKLMARE